The Hujiaoplasma nucleasis DNA window TCAACGACAGTTAGAACCTTACTTAATTTCATTTTTCCGACCTCTGGACAAGGTAAGATCATGGATTTAGATATTGTTAAGGATTCAGTTTTAATAAGGAAAAATGTTGGCTATGTACCTTCAGAAGTTCATTATTACAATGATATGATTGTTGAAGATTTTTTAAAATATTCTACAGATTATTATACAGATGATTATCAAGAAAGATTGTATGAATTGTCTGATAAACTTGAATTAGATTTGAAAAGAAAAATTGGGGATTTATCATTTGGTAATAAAAAGAAAGTAGCCATTGTTTTAGCCCTTGTATATCAACCAAAAATATTGATTTTTGATGAACCAACTTCAGGTTTAGATCCTTTGATACAATCCGTCTTTTTTGAATTGCTAAAGAAGGAAAAAGAAAGAGGAACTACCATCTTCTTTTCATCTCATGTCTTATCTGATGTTCAAAAGATATGTGATCGTGTTGGTATAATAAAAGAAGGTAGATTAATTAAAGTCGAAACAATAGATGATATTTTAAAAAACAAAGCTAAAAACGTAAGAATTCAATCAGATGATTTTAATTTAATCGAAGACGAACATGTTATTGATTTAAACATAGTGAATAATCGATATCATTTTACTTTTACTGGAAATATTTCAGATTTATTAAAGAAAATAGCTGACTATCATATTGAAGATATTTCTATTACTGAACCTACATTAGAAGAAATATTCATGCATTATTATGATATGGGTGATCAATCATGAAACATTACATAAAAAATGAGTTTATTAGACAATATAAATCTTTAATTTTATGGACTGCTATTGTATGTGGTTTATCCATATTAATGTTAAGTATGTATCCAGCTTTTAAAGATTCAATAGGACAAATGGAGTCAATGTTATCTGCTTTTCCTGATGGCTTTTTAGAAGTTTTTGGACTTGGGGAAGGCGGCTTAAATATTAGCGATGCTTATGGTTGGTATGGAATGGAAGGTTATTTGTTCGTGACATTAATCGGAGGTTCCTATGCTGCTTTATTGGGATCAACCATCTTATCAAGAGAAGAGGATGATCAAACCATTGAGTTTTTATTATCAAAACCTATTTCTAGAAATCAAATTCTCTTAGGGAAGGGTTTGGTTGTAGTCATTAACTTGATTTTGATGACCATGGTTTCATTTATAACATTGATCTTAACCTTTCTTATTATTGATGAAATTCGATTTACAACCATCCTTTTGTTAGTAATAGGCCCATTTTTATTACAGGTCATTTTTGCAAGTATATCCTTTGTTATTTCTATTTTTGTAACAAAATCAAGACAAGTGATGAGTATTTCTTTAGGTCTTGTTATTGGGTTGTTCTTTTTAGATGTTATTGCGACGCTAACAGATCAATTTGAATTTTTAAAATATTTTACACCTTATGAATATGTAAATGCTGTTGATATTATCAATAATCACGCCATCCATTGGATATATCTAATTATTTCTCTGGGTCTCATTATTTTAAGTGTTTTTTCATCTTGGTATTTTTACAATAAAAAAGATATCTTACTATAAAAAAAGAGCTATAAGATTTTTAAGTCTTATAGCTTTTATTTTGCTTATTTATGTAATAGTAAAATCATTTCTCTTAATAGTTTCGCTGCTACAGCAGTAGAAACATCTGTGGGATCAATTTTCGGAGCTAGTTCAACGATATCAGCCCCAACAACATGATTTAGTTTTTCAAATAACTTTGTTGCATGTAAAATTTCTTTAAATGATATACCACCTGGTTCTGGAGTGCCTGTTCCAGGCATAACTGATGGATCTAATACATCTAAATCGATGGTGATATATACTGGAGAATCTTTGATCTCATCAATAATTTTTTCTAAGGTGTCTATAGAAAATTTTTCCATATATGTATGACCGTCTTTTGCGAATTGGAATTCGTGTTTATATCCTGAACGTATACCGAATTGATAAATTCTATTATCACCTAAGATGTCATAGCATCTTTTAATCACGGTAGCGTGAGATAACTTCATGCCAAGAAATTCATCTCTTAGGTCTGTATGTGCATCTAAGTGAATAATTTTTAAGTCTGGATATACTTCATGATAGGCTTTAACCACTGGATAAGTCACTAAGTGTTCTCCACCAATCATCATTACTTTCTTATGATCTTTTAGTATATTTTTGCTTGTATTATAGATGGTATCTAGAGATGTTTTAACATCGCCCATAGGAATTTCTAAATCACCTATATCAGCTGTTTTGTAATCTTTTAAATCCATATCTTTATAGGGTGAATACCATTCAATACCTATAGACTCAACTCTAATGGCATTACCAGCAAATCTTGTGCCTGGCCTATAAGATGTGGTTGTATCTAGTGGTGCTGAGAATAGAACCACTGAACTTTCTTCATATTCTTTATCACAACTTTGAAATGATAAATCTACTTTATTATAATTCATTGTTTTCCTCACTATATTTTTCCCAATTTTCTTTATCAACGATGGTTATCATCGCATCTTCTAAGTCTGAATGTAATGCTTTACTTTTGTTTGAATAAAATTTAATGTCATCTATAACATCTTGAGTGATGACTTCACCAGGAATGACAATTGGAATTCCAGGTGGATAAATCATTACGGATTCGCCGGCAACTTCATTTACCGCATCATCCAATGAAACAATTAATTTTGGTGCGTGGTATGCATCTCTTGGTCGAGAATATGTTTCAGGAAACATATATTCAAATTCAA harbors:
- the speB gene encoding agmatinase; this encodes MNYNKVDLSFQSCDKEYEESSVVLFSAPLDTTTSYRPGTRFAGNAIRVESIGIEWYSPYKDMDLKDYKTADIGDLEIPMGDVKTSLDTIYNTSKNILKDHKKVMMIGGEHLVTYPVVKAYHEVYPDLKIIHLDAHTDLRDEFLGMKLSHATVIKRCYDILGDNRIYQFGIRSGYKHEFQFAKDGHTYMEKFSIDTLEKIIDEIKDSPVYITIDLDVLDPSVMPGTGTPEPGGISFKEILHATKLFEKLNHVVGADIVELAPKIDPTDVSTAVAAKLLREMILLLHK
- a CDS encoding ABC transporter ATP-binding protein — translated: MIYTKDLSKYYNKKSRGIIDLSLDIKEGEIFGFIGPNGAGKSTTVRTLLNFIFPTSGQGKIMDLDIVKDSVLIRKNVGYVPSEVHYYNDMIVEDFLKYSTDYYTDDYQERLYELSDKLELDLKRKIGDLSFGNKKKVAIVLALVYQPKILIFDEPTSGLDPLIQSVFFELLKKEKERGTTIFFSSHVLSDVQKICDRVGIIKEGRLIKVETIDDILKNKAKNVRIQSDDFNLIEDEHVIDLNIVNNRYHFTFTGNISDLLKKIADYHIEDISITEPTLEEIFMHYYDMGDQS
- a CDS encoding ABC transporter permease subunit, whose product is MKHYIKNEFIRQYKSLILWTAIVCGLSILMLSMYPAFKDSIGQMESMLSAFPDGFLEVFGLGEGGLNISDAYGWYGMEGYLFVTLIGGSYAALLGSTILSREEDDQTIEFLLSKPISRNQILLGKGLVVVINLILMTMVSFITLILTFLIIDEIRFTTILLLVIGPFLLQVIFASISFVISIFVTKSRQVMSISLGLVIGLFFLDVIATLTDQFEFLKYFTPYEYVNAVDIINNHAIHWIYLIISLGLIILSVFSSWYFYNKKDILL